In the genome of Olsenella profusa DSM 13989, one region contains:
- a CDS encoding MurR/RpiR family transcriptional regulator, which translates to MITDEIKRKYSHLHGAEKRVADYVLAHPSEVTLMSMADLSSKTGTSDATVMRMCKSIGQSGFYQLKISIAMDLNAIDSSNSEAARDDVGDVVTFVNEIGDAISGMSRYITQDDIDECVAIIKKARRVYTFGWGNTNVIAADFAHRLLRFGKHSFNSDNLEFMMRSIILADPGDAFVAVSHSGNSIYTNDCMRLAKENGLRSILITGSLHSEATELADLTIATGAADSARDLGRQSHVSELVVIDTILHFLGDNMSEYQAGTKSEAYLTQFKR; encoded by the coding sequence ATGATTACAGACGAAATTAAGCGGAAGTACTCTCATTTGCATGGCGCCGAGAAGAGGGTCGCTGATTACGTTCTGGCGCACCCCTCGGAAGTGACGTTGATGAGTATGGCGGACCTATCGTCTAAGACCGGAACCAGTGACGCCACCGTTATGCGGATGTGCAAGTCCATAGGTCAATCCGGGTTTTATCAGCTAAAGATTTCCATAGCCATGGACTTAAACGCAATTGATTCGTCCAATAGCGAGGCCGCTAGGGATGACGTTGGGGACGTTGTGACCTTTGTCAATGAAATCGGAGATGCAATCTCTGGAATGTCCCGCTACATTACGCAGGATGATATCGATGAGTGCGTCGCGATCATAAAAAAAGCTCGCAGGGTGTACACGTTTGGCTGGGGGAACACGAACGTCATCGCGGCGGACTTCGCGCACAGGCTCTTGAGGTTTGGGAAGCACAGCTTCAACAGTGATAACCTCGAGTTCATGATGCGAAGCATCATCCTTGCTGACCCCGGGGACGCGTTCGTCGCGGTCAGCCACTCGGGGAACTCCATATACACGAACGACTGTATGAGACTCGCCAAAGAGAACGGACTCAGGAGCATCCTCATCACCGGGTCGCTGCATTCTGAGGCGACGGAGCTCGCCGATCTGACGATTGCCACTGGCGCGGCAGATAGTGCAAGGGATCTGGGCCGGCAGTCGCATGTCTCCGAGCTAGTTGTCATTGATACTATCCTTCATTTCCTCGGCGACAACATGAGCGAGTATCAAGCGGGAACGAAGAGCGAAGCATATCTAACGCAGTTCAAACGCTAG
- a CDS encoding glucose-6-phosphate isomerase family protein: MSNDEVLRLNRSGLPLYLDMSSGIMALSGELTFRGMGHKRAADMEGLFVAGQSVEHDKPIYEIYRGIAFPKDDGIFERYEMSYDITIIRGGTVGGEFHKTSGHYHGWNPSRTNTYGEVYEVIFGEALFVLQKSPDFDENPAGTHVEDVILARVHAGQTLLVPPNYGHCSVNVGEGPLVFSNVAYKPCPVIYDSVKMHHGMAYYAFKGEDGEIEIRKNDNYSNLPEPRLVGVREDPELGIDFLRGAYENFVEAPGLFNFLPHPDGYIVRIMSLLVDE, from the coding sequence GTGTCTAACGACGAAGTATTGCGACTCAACAGAAGTGGACTGCCTCTCTACCTAGACATGTCCTCGGGAATCATGGCATTGTCGGGGGAGCTCACGTTCCGCGGAATGGGGCACAAGCGAGCAGCTGACATGGAGGGGCTTTTTGTCGCGGGACAGTCTGTCGAACATGACAAGCCCATCTATGAGATCTACCGAGGGATAGCATTCCCCAAGGATGACGGGATCTTCGAGCGCTACGAGATGTCGTATGACATCACCATCATCCGAGGAGGAACCGTTGGGGGAGAATTTCACAAGACCTCAGGGCATTACCACGGCTGGAACCCCAGCAGGACGAACACATATGGCGAAGTCTACGAGGTGATATTCGGAGAGGCGCTCTTCGTCCTTCAGAAGTCTCCGGACTTCGACGAGAATCCCGCAGGCACACACGTAGAGGACGTCATCCTCGCAAGGGTGCACGCCGGGCAGACCCTCCTCGTGCCCCCGAACTACGGTCATTGCTCGGTGAACGTGGGAGAGGGGCCGCTCGTCTTCTCCAACGTTGCGTATAAGCCATGCCCAGTGATTTATGACTCCGTGAAGATGCACCACGGGATGGCCTACTACGCCTTCAAGGGTGAGGACGGCGAGATAGAGATTCGCAAGAACGACAACTACTCAAATCTTCCGGAGCCCAGGCTCGTAGGCGTCCGGGAGGACCCAGAACTTGGAATCGATTTCTTGAGGGGCGCATACGAAAACTTTGTCGAGGCTCCCGGGCTCTTCAACTTCCTGCCGCATCCGGACGGATACATCGTCCGAATCATGAGCCTACTCGTTGACGAGTAG